The following are encoded in a window of Scophthalmus maximus strain ysfricsl-2021 chromosome 2, ASM2237912v1, whole genome shotgun sequence genomic DNA:
- the LOC118300849 gene encoding short transient receptor potential channel 2-like, producing the protein MENLTPEQWREIMNKKMQFPPELIGAIQEGKIDLLCGLLKTGDGIIRQLDESEDRQWREALNLSIRLGSSDAMVALLQGVKFDFRQIHEALLVAVDTNQPRVVQRLLDRLDQEKGNKMDVRSFSQAIYDHSIDNSQFAPGVTPLTLACQKDLYDIVTMLSQKGHVIPWPHKISCACLECRNGRQYDLLKFSLSRINTYRGIASRAYLSITSDDAMLTAFSLSKELRKLSQKEPEFKPQYLDLEQLCQEFAVELLGMCRNQSEVTTILNSCGDESQDSLEEQAFEEGIPNLSRLRLAVNFNQKQFVAHPICQQVLSSIWCGNLSGWRGSRTAWKLFVSVGIFLTMPLLCLVYWIAPKSKVGKTIRIPVIKFLLHSASYLWFLITLLGESITMEMYRDKFASRQQNILHSSFHMVWVVGFFWYECKEVWIEGLRSYFLDWWNCLDMMVLSMYLASFALRVLIMLKGYFLCHDHDGTEDCVYFTQTVREDWHQEDPQLIAEVLFAVTSMLSFTRLAYILPAHESLGTLQISIGKMIDDMMRFMFILMIIGTAFLCGINNVYVPYVISPHLGRFNETFHFLFWTMFGVANQDYVDMPRFALAEFVGRILYGIFTLVIVIVLLNMLIAMITNSFQKIEDDADVEWKFARSKLYLSYFREGLTMPVPFNIIPSPKAAFYILRGIFRRMCCCCTCNSEQKYPPITSMCNDKGSEASQLPYRQQVIRALVQRYIESARREFEETKRKDIGNRITLLSKVVCRMHSDLKLVQQQLLVDDEQSANDALTKDGSSILGKYIIGAKNNFRGFNSREEGKNPSLEVTVHHEEVEVDKEKVDADTKQESDPQQNQAGKCGAEGSRQVTDCDVVKMEEGRAKVDPGNEREIEKKQQVEAEKNENTEIKAREEGAAGTSLDTVEERVAQDEAGKIREGERLAGGKVGENPKEATTERAESTSDDKTDTQKLVTKFKDIELQEKKVDARRVKSRKLEHNETETKPGAKKNIPSPTGSSSSQDTGFGSQEGEGSIDGLLVRP; encoded by the exons ATGGAAAACCTCACG CCAGAACAATGGCGCGAGATAATGAACAAGAAGATGCAGTTCCCTCCGGAGCTCATCGGTGCCATTCAGGAAGGGAAAATAGATCTGCTGTGTGGACTGTTGAAGACCGGCGACGGCATCATCCGCCAGCTGGATGAATCTGAGGACCGCCAGTGGAGAGAAGCCCTCAACCTGTCCATCCGCCTGGGCAGCAGCGATGCCATGGTCGCCCTCCTGCAAGGGGTCAAGTTTGACTTCCGTCAGATTCACGAGGCACTGCTGGTCGCTGTGGATACCAACCAGCCCCGAGTGGTGCAGCGTCTGCTGGACCGGCTAGACCAAGAGAAGGGCAACAAGATGGACGTGCGCTCCTTCTCTCAGGCCATCTATGACCACTCTATTGACAACTCCCAGTTTGCCCCTGGTGTGACCCCCCTGACCTTAGCCTGCCAGAAAGACCTGTATGACATAGTGACCATGCTCAGCCAAAAAGGCCACGTCATCCCATGGCCACATAAGATATCCTGTGCCTGTCTGGAGTGTCGTAACGGGCGGCAGTATGACCTGTTGAAGTTCTCCTTGTCTCGTATCAACACCTACCGTGGCATCGCCAGCCGGGCCTACTTGTCCATCACCTCTGACGATGCCATGCTCACCGCGTTCAGTCTCAGCAAAGAGCTGCGCAAGCTCTCGCAGAAAGAGCCAGAGTTCAAG CCTCAGTACCTGGACTTGGAGCAACTCTGTCAGGAGTTTGCCGTCGAGTTGCTGGGCATGTGTCGCAACCAGAGCGAGGTGACCACGATCCTCAACAGCTGTGGAGACGAGAGCCAGGATTCCTTGGAGGAGCAGGCCTTTGAGGAGGGAATACCCAACCTCTCCCGACTGCGGCTCGCTGTCAACTTTAACCAGAAGCAG TTTGTGGCACACCCGATCTGCCAGCAGGTGCTTTCATCAATCTGGTGTGGGAACCTGTCAGGCTGGAGAGGCAGCAGGACGGCCTGGAAGCTGTTTGTCTCGGTGGGGATCTTTCTCACCAtgcctctcctctgcctcgtcTACTGGATCGCACCAAAGTCAAAG GTAGGAAAGACCATAAGGATTCCCGTGATCAAGTTCCTCCTTCACTCTGCCTCCTATCTGTGGTTTCTCATCACATTACTTGGAGAATCAATAACAATGGAGATGTATCGAGACAAATTTGCATCCAGGCAGCAGAACATCCTGCACAGCTCCTTCCACATGGTGTGGGTGGTGG GATTCTTTTGGTATGAGTGTAAGGAAGTGTGGATCGAGGGGCTGCGGAGTTACTTCCTGGATTGGTGGAACTGCCTGGACATGATGGTGCTCAGCATGTACCTGGCGTCCTTTGCACTACGCGTTCTTATCATGCTCAAAGGTTATTTCCTCTGCCATGATCACGACGGCACAGAGGACTGCGTTTATTTCACCCAGACTG TGCGTGAGGACTGGCACCAGGAGGACCCGCAGCTGATTGCAGAGGTGCTGTTTGCAGTCACCAGCATGTTGAGCTTCACGCGGCTGGCGTACATCCTGCCAGCACACGAGTCTCTTGGAACTCTGCAGATCTCCATAGGAAAGATGATTGATGATATGATGAG ATTCATGTTTATATTGATGATCATTGGAACAGCCTTCCTCTGTGGCATCAACAACGTCTACGTGCCGTACGTCATCTCTCCACATCTTGGCAG GTTTAACGAGACGTTCCACTTCTTATTCTGGACCATGTTTGGTGTGGCCAACCAGGACTACGTGGACATGCCACGGTTTGCGTTAGCAGAGTTCGTGGGGAGGATTCTGTACGGAATCTTCACGCTCGTCATTGTCATCGTCCTTCTCAACATGCTCATTGCCATGATCACCAACTCCTTTCAGAAGATTGAG gatgATGCAGATGTTGAGTGGAAGTTTGCCCGCTCTAAGCTGTACCTCAGTTACTTCAGAGAGGGGCTCACCATGCCCGTGCCCTTCAACATCATCCCCTCACCCAAAGCCGCCTTTTACATCTTACG AGGTATCTTCAGAcgaatgtgctgctgctgcacctgtaATTCTGAGCAAAAATATCCACCTATAACCTCTATG TGCAATGATAAGGGATCTGAGGCCAGCCAGTTACCTTACCGGCAGCAAGTGATCCGGGCCCTGGTGCAGCGCTACATCGAGTCAGCTCGCAGGGAGTTCGAGGAGACCAAGAGGAAAG ACATTGGTAATCGCATCACTTTGCTGAGCAAAGTGGTCTGCAGGATGCACAGTGATTTGAAGttggtccagcagcagctgctggtggatGATGAACAGTCTGCAAATGATGCATTGACAAAGGATGGCTCCTCCATACTGGGGAAATACATCATCGGTGCCAAGAACAATTTCAGAGGTTTCAACAGCAGAGAAGAGGGCAAAAACCCATCTCTTGAAGTGACAGTGCACCACGAAGAGGTTGAGGTGGATAAAGAAAAGGTTGACGCGGACACAAAACAGGAGTCAGACCCACAGCAGAATCAGGCGGGCAAATGTGGAGCGGAGGGATCAAGGCAGGTAACAGACTGTGACGTGGTGAAGATGGAGGAAGGCAGAGCTAAAGTAGACCCAGGGAATGAGAGGGAAATTGAGAAAAAACAGCAGgtggaagcagaaaaaaatgaaaacactgagattaaagcgagagaggagggagcagcCGGGACAAGTTTGGATACTGTTGAAGAAAGGGTCGCACAGGATGAGGCGGGGAAAataagggaaggagagagactTGCAGGGGGCAAGGTGGGTGAAAACCCCAAAGAGGCCACTACTGAACGAGCTGAGAGCACCAGCGACgacaagacagacacacaaaaattaGTGACCAAGTTCAAAGACATAgagctgcaagaaaaaaaagtggatgcGAGACGGGTGAAGAGCAGAAAGTTGGAGCACAATGAAACAGAGACTAAACCCGGAGCCAAGAAAAACATCCCCTCGCCgacgggcagcagcagctcccagGACACTGGGTTCGGTTCACAAGAAGGGGAGGGGTCAATCGACGGGTTGCTAGTGAGACCGTAA
- the LOC118300560 gene encoding ribonucleoside-diphosphate reductase large subunit: MHVLKRDGRQEGVTFDKITSRIQKLCYALNTDFVDPTQITMKVIQGLYSGVTTVELDTLAAETAATLTTKHPDYAVLAARIAVSNLHKETKKAFSDVMEDLYNYVNPLNKRHSPMISKETLDIILENKARLNSAIIYDRDFSYNFFGFKTLERSYLLKINGKVAERPQHMLMRVAVGIHEGDVDAAIETYNLLSEKWFTHASPTLFNAGTTRPQLSSCFLLSMKDDSIEGIYDTLKQCALISKSAGGIGLAVSCIRSTGSYIAGTNGNSNGMVPMLRVYNNTARYVDQGGNKRPGAFAIYLEPWHFDVFDFLELKKNTGKEEQRARDLFFAMWIPDLFMKRVESNQDWSLMCPSECPGLEECWGEEFEELYTRYEKEGRAKRVVKSQQLWYAIIESQTETGTPYMLYKDACNRKSNQQNLGTIKSSNLCTEIVEYTSKDEVAVCNLASIALNMYVTTERTFDFKKLASVTKVIVKNLNKIIDINYYPVPEAERSNKRHRPIGIGVQGLADAFILMRYPFESPEAQLLNIHIFETIYYAALEASCELAEELGTYETYAGSPVSKGILQYDMWGKVPTDLCDWNSLKEKIAMHGVRNSLLLAPMPTASTAQILGNNESIEPYTSNIYTRRVLSGEFQIVNPHLLKDLTERGLWSDEMKNQLIAQNGSIQDIEEISDDLKQLYKTVWEISQKTVLKMAADRGAYIDQSQSLNIHIAEPNYGKLTSMHFYGWKLGLKTGMYYLRTKPAANPIQFTLNKEKLKEAQSANGAEEDNKERNTAAMVCSLANKDECLMCGS, encoded by the exons ATGCACGTGCTCAAACGAG atggTCGCCAGGAGGGAGTTACTTTTGATAAAATCACCTCTCGCATTCAGAAGCTTTGCTATGCACTCAACACTGACTTTGTGGACCCT ACCCAGATCACTATGAAGGTGATTCAGGGTCTTTACAGTGGAGTCACCACGGTGGAGCTGGACACTCTGGCAGCAGAGACCGCTGCCACCCTCACCACTAAGCATCCCGACTACGCGGTCCTGGCTGCACGCATAGCCGTGTCCAACCTTCACAAGGAGACCAAGAAAGCATTCAGTG ATGTGATGGAAGACCTGTACAACTATGTCAACCCATTAAATAAACGCCATTCTCCCATGATCTCCAAGGAGACGCTCGACATTATCCTGGAAAACAAGGCT CGCCTCAACTCAGCCATCATTTACGATAGAGACTTCTCTTACAACTTCTTTGGGTTTAAG ACTCTTGAGAGGTCGTATTTGTTGAAGATTAATGGAAAAG TCGCGGAGAGACCCCAGCACATGCTAATGAGAGTGGCTGTCGGGATTCATGAAGGAGACGTCGATGCAGCCATTGAGACGTACAACTTGCTGTCAGAGAAGTGGTTCACTCACGCCTCACCAACACTCTTCAATGCTGGCACCACCAGGCCGCAGCTGTCCAG TTGTTTCTTGCTATCCATGAAGGATGACAGTATCGAGGGTATTTACGACACACTGAAACAGTGTGCCCTCATCTCCAAATCAGCCGGAGGTATTGGTTTGGCAGTGAGCTGTATCAGATCAACGGGAAGCTACATTGCTGGG ACAAATGGCAATTCCAATGGGATGGTTCCGATGCTTCGCGTGTACAACAACACGGCACGTTATGTTGACCAGGGTGGCAACAAG AGACCCGGGGCCTTTGCCATCTACCTGGAGCCGTGGCACTTCGATGTGTTTGACTTCTTGGAGTTGAAGAAGAACACAGgtaaagaggagcagagagccaGAGACCTGTTCTTTGCAATGTGGATCCCAGACCTCTTCATGAAACGAGTGGAAAGCAATCAG GACTGGTCTCTGATGTGCCCCAGTGAATGTCCCGGGTTAGAGGAGTGCTGGGGAGAGGAATTCGAGGAGCTCTACACCAG ATACGAGAAGGAGGGCAGGGCCAAGCGTGTGGTGAAGTCTCAGCAGCTGTGGTACGCCATCATCGAGTCACAGACAGAAACCGGCACACCATACATGCTCTACAAGGACGCCTGCAACCGGAAGAGCAACCAGCAGAATCTCGGCACCATCAAATCCAGCAATCTGTGCACGGAGATCGTAGAGTACACCAGCAAAGATGAG GTCGCAGTGTGTAACCTGGCATCTATCGCACTCAACATGTACGTCACCACCGAAAGGACATTTGACTTCAAAAAGCTTGCTTCTGTCACCAAAGTCATCGTTAAAAACCTGAACAAGATTATTGATATCAACTACTACCCAGTGCCTGAG GCTGAAAGGTCCAACAAGCGCCACAGGCCGATTGGAATTGGCGTGCAGGGTCTGGCCGATGCTTTCATCCTCATGCGTTATCCATTTGAAAGCCCAGAGGCCCAATTACTCAACATCCACATCTTTGAGACCATCTACTACGCCGCCCTGGAGGCGAGCTGTGAGCTGGCGGAGGAGCTCGGCACCTACGAAACCTACGCTGGCTCTCCTGTCAGCAAGGGA atCCTTCAGTACGACATGTGGGGTAAAGTCCCAACAGATTTGTGCGACTGGAACTCCTTGAAGGAGAAAATTGCCAT GCACGGCGTAAGGAACAGTCTGCTCTTGGCCCCCATGCCTACAGCGTCCACTGCCCAGATCTTAGGCAACAATGAGTCCATAGAGCCATACACCAGCAACATCTACACCCGCAGAGTGCTCTCAGGAGAGTTTCAG ATCGTGAATCCTCACCTGCTGAAGGACCTCACAGAAAGAGGACTGTGGAGTGATGAAATGAAGAACCAGCTGATTGCTCAGAACGGGTCCATTCAG GATATTGAAGAGATTTCAGATGACCTGAAGCAGCTGTATAAAACCGTGTGGGAAATCTCCCAGAAGACTGTCCTCAAGATGGCAGCAGATCGCGGCGCCTACATCGACCAGAGCCAGTCACTTAACATCCACATTGCTGAGCCAAACTATGGCAAACTGACCAGCATGCACTTCTATGGTTGGAAGTTG GGCCTGAAAACTGGCATGTATTACCTGCGGACGAAGCCGGCTGCCAACCCCATTCAATTCACCCTGAACAAGGAGAAATTAAAGGAGGCCCAATCGGCCAACGGTGCGGAGGAGGACAACAAGGAGCGCAACACCGCTGCCATGGTTTGTTCCTTAGCGAACAAAGACGAATGCCTGATGTGTGGCTCCTAA